TTAATTGCCTTAAGTACAGCTGAATAGTGTTTTCCAGTCCTAAATAAAGGGCATCACAAATTAAAGCATGACCAATGGATACCTCGTCTAAAAAAGGTATCCTTTCTTTTAAATACTTTAAGTTATCCAGGTCCAGGTCATGGCCTGCGTTGAGCTCCAACCCTAGCTCATGAGCCTTTTCTGCAGTAGCCACATATGGTGCTACAGCTTTCTCTTTGTCTTTGTGGTAACCTTTAGCGTAGCTTTCTGTATAAAGTTCTACCCTGTCACAGCCAATGGCTGCGGCTCCCTCTGCCATCTTGGGGTCGGGGTCTATAAAAATAGAGGTGCGAACGCCAAAACTTTTTAGCTCACGAATTACTTCTACCAAAAAATCTTTCTCTTTAAATGTATCCCAGCCTGCGTTTGAAGTAATAGCTTCAGGGGGGTCAGGAACCAGGGTTGCTTGTGCAGGACGAGCTTCCGCGATAATATTCATGTATCGCTCGTCGGGGTAGCCCTCAATGTTAAATTCAGTGCTAATAGCCTTTTTAAGGTCAAACACATCTGCTCGGCGAATATGTCTTTCGTCAGGGCGGGGGTGTACAGTAATACCCTGTGCCCCAAAGCGCTCCGCATCCAATGCCACCTTTACTAAATCTGGATTATTACCCCCACGGGAATTTCTAAGCGTGGCGATCTTGTTGATATTAACGCTAAGCTTCGTCATTGCTGCTGTTTTGTGTAAATTGCCTCCAATTTATAAAATTATTATCAATCCAAACT
This window of the Porifericola rhodea genome carries:
- a CDS encoding pyridoxine 5'-phosphate synthase, which codes for MTKLSVNINKIATLRNSRGGNNPDLVKVALDAERFGAQGITVHPRPDERHIRRADVFDLKKAISTEFNIEGYPDERYMNIIAEARPAQATLVPDPPEAITSNAGWDTFKEKDFLVEVIRELKSFGVRTSIFIDPDPKMAEGAAAIGCDRVELYTESYAKGYHKDKEKAVAPYVATAEKAHELGLELNAGHDLDLDNLKYLKERIPFLDEVSIGHALICDALYLGLENTIQLYLRQLT